The Microbacterium phyllosphaerae region TTCCGCCCCGGCCTGCGGATGTCGACGCCACACACCTGCGCGCTGCCGCCCACCACACGGACCGACGGATCCGTGGATCCTGCGAGAGCCGCGACGAGCGTCGACTTGCCCGAACCGGTCGGCCCCGCGACGCAGATGAGATCACCGGGAGCGAGCGTGAAGCTCACCCCGTCGATCGCCCGCGTCGGACCGCTGTGCCCGACCCTGTCGATCACGAGGTCGGAGCTGTCGATCGCGTTCGTCGATTCGGGCCGGGAGAACATTCCTCCATCCTGCCCTGCAACGCTGGAGAGCGGCCGTTACGACTCGGCGAACCGCTGACGCTCCACGTCGATGTCCCGCAGCCGCATGCGCAGCGCTCGCCCGCCGTCGGAGTCGGCAGGCACGCGCTGCACGGCCCCGAGGAGCTCCTGTTTGTCGTGCTCCAGGCTGCGCATGATGAGCCTGCGCGCGAGATCAGTCGTCGAGGCGACCGCTCCAGCCTCGTTGCGCGCCGGGAAGGGAGTCATGAGCAGCTCGCCGGCGAGCGACCGATACGGTTCGCGCACCGAGTTCACGGCATCCGTCACCCAGCCTGCACGAGTGCGGTCGGCGGCGGATGCGACGGCCTCGCGCACCGCGTCGAGCCCCGGAGTGCGGAACGGGGTGCTGAGGGCTCGAGCGAGGAGCGCCTGGTCGATCTGGTGACCGTACTGCAAGGCCCCCATCAGCGCGTCGCGTTCGACGGCGACGTCCGCCGTCCGCGGCAGGCTCGCCAGCGTCACGGGAACGAGGGCGGGGGCACCGGTAGCCGGATCGATCGGTGTCTCGTGACGGGCACTCGGCTCGTGACGGGACGTCTGCGATCCGCCCCGTGCGGCACGCTCGACCTCGTTGTGCACCTCGGTGGGGTCCATGCCCAGGCGTCGAGCCAGCACCCGCTCGTAGCCCGGGCGCAGCAGGCGGTCCCGGATCTCGGCGACGATGGGCGCCGCGGCGCGGAGAGCCCCCACTCGGCCCTCGACGGTGGAGAGGTCGAAGCCGGAGAGCTTGCGGTCGATGGCGAACTCGAACATCGGCTGCTTGGTCTCCATGAGCGACCGCACGGCGGCGTCACCGCGCTGCAGTCGGAGATCGCAGGGGTCGAGCCCGTCGGGAGCGACCGCGACGAACGTCTGCGCGTTGAAGCGGTCATCCTCGGTGAACGCGCGCAGCGCCGCCTTCTGCCCCGCCTCGTCGCCGTCGAACGTGAACACGACCTCACCCGAGGCGTTGTCGTCGCCCATGACACGGCGCAGCACCTTGATGTGGTCCGTTCCGAATGCCGTGCCGCAGGTCGCGATCGCCGTCGTGAGACCGGCGAGGTGGCACGCCATCACATCGGTGTACCCCTCGACCACGACGACCCGGCGAGGGTCGCCGCGCGAGATGTCGCGCTTGGCGAGGTCGAGCCCGTAGAGCACCTGCGCCTTCTTGTAGATCGGGGTCTCCGGGGTGTTCAGGTACTTCGGGCCCTGGTCGTCGTCGAACAGCTTGCGCGCGCCGAACCCGATCGTCTGACCCGAGACGTCGCGGATCGGCCACACGAGGCGGCCGCGGAAGCGGTCGTACACGCCGCGCTGACCGGTCGAGACGAGACCTGCGGCACTCAGCTCGTCGCGGGTGAATCCCTGAGCCGTGAGCGCCTTGAGCATCTTGTCCCAGCCGCGCGGCGCAAACCCCACACCGAAGTGCGCGGCGGCGCCGGCGTCGAAGCCGCGCTCCCCGAGGAAGCGTCGCCCTGCCTCGGCATCCGCGGTCAGCAGCTGGCCCCGGAAATACTCGGCGGCGGCGGTGTTGGCGGCGTAGAGGCGGCTGCGGCCGCTCGTCTCGGGAGCCGATCCGCCGTCTTCGTAGTGCAGGGCATAGCCGATGCGACCCGCCAGGCGTTCGACGGCCTCGGTGAAGCTGACATGGTCCATCTCACGGAGGAACGAGTAGACGTCGCCCGACTCACCGCATCCGAAGCAGTGGTAGTAGCCGACCTGGGGCCGCACATGGAAGCTCGGGCTCTTCTCGTCGTGGAAGGGGCAGAGCCCCTTGAGGGAGCCGACTCCCGCGTTCTTGAGCGCGACGCGCTCGCCGACGATATCGGCGATGTTGGTGCGGGCCTTGACCTCGTCGACATCGGCCTGACGGATGCGGGGCATCAGCCGGCCCCTTCGATGACCGCCTGCCGCGGGGTGTGCTGTCGGGCGCCGGGCCGCGCGTGACGCGGCGTCCAGATGCCCACCTCGGCCGGATCGATCTCGCCGACCAGCCGGTTGTGCCAGTCGATGGCGCTCTGATCGGTGAGGCTCGCGATCTGATCGACAATGACCCGCGCGCGTTCGTGATCGGTCGTCGCGGAACGGAAATCGGCCGAGAACGCGGGCTCGAGCACATCCGCACCGGCCGACCAGAGCGTGTCCGTCGACCACAGCGCGTCGGCGAGCCGCTTCAGCACGCGCCGCTGCTCTTTGTAGACGCCCTTGCGCGCGTCGATCGTCACGATTGCCTGCCCCATGATGCCCTTCAGCACGGCGATCTCGGCCTCGATCACGCGGGGCACCACGACGTGCGCGTTGTACCGCACGAGCGTCGGGCCGGCGTACGCCGCGCGGGTCGCGGAGACGGCGGCGCGGGCGAAGCGACCGATGAAGTCGCTCGTGAGGTTCTTGAGCCGGGCCAGGTCCTGACGCGAGCGATCGAACGACTGCAGCCACATCGGCTGGGAGGCGAGGCGATAGAGCGCGTCAGCGAGGTCGTCTCGCGTGAAGTCGTAGCCGACCCACTGCTGGATCCGGTCGATCAAGGCTTCGTGCTGACGCGGGTCGGAGAGCTGGGCGACGTCGACGTAGCCGTTGACGATCGCATCCTCGAAGTCGTGCACCGAGTAGGCGATGTCGTCGGAGAGGTCCATGATCTCGGCCTCGATGCAGCGGCGCCGACCCGGAATCCCCTCGCGCATCCACCGGAAGACCGCCTCGTCTTCGGGGTAGACGCCGAACTTCAGTCGACCACCGGGGTCGGGCACCGGACTGTCGACCGTCCACGGGTACTTGCAGGTCGCGTCGAGACTGGCCCTGGTCAGGTTGAGGCCGACCGATCGCCCGTCGTCGTCGATGGCCTTGGCCTCGAGGCGAGAGAGGATGCGCAGCGATTGCGCGTTGCCCTCGAAGCCTCCGATGGGCTCGGCCCATTCGTTGAGCGCCCGCTCACCGTTGTGCCCGAAGGGCGGGTGTCCGAGGTCGTGGCTGAGGCACGCGGTGTCGACGACGTCTGCGGAGACCCCGAGCGCGGTCGCCAGCTCCCGGCCCACCTGCGCGACTTCGAGCGAGTGGGTGAGGCGGTTGCGGGCGAAGTCCGCCGTGCTGGCGGGGCTGAGCACCTGAGTCTTGGCGGCCAGGCGCCGCAGCGCTGCGGAGTGCAGCACGCGCGCGCGGTCGCGAGCGAAGTCGTCGCGTTCGGATCGATGAGTCTCGGCAAAGAATCGCTCGGCGTCGCGCGGGTCGTATCCGTCCGAGCGCCCGCGCGCCGGGTTCACCTGAGGATCAACCGCCACTGTTCTCGATCTCCGCCCCTCGCATCATCTCGGATGCCGACGCCGCGAGTTCGCGCGACTCCAGCCACTTGTCCGGCAGCGCCGGGCGCTTCGGGCGACCCGACCGACCGCGCTGACCCTCGGCGTCCTCCCCGGGGTACGGAGCGGTGTGGTCGAGCTGGCCCAGCAGGTCATCGATCTCGGCGAGGCTGGA contains the following coding sequences:
- a CDS encoding deoxyguanosinetriphosphate triphosphohydrolase, with amino-acid sequence MAVDPQVNPARGRSDGYDPRDAERFFAETHRSERDDFARDRARVLHSAALRRLAAKTQVLSPASTADFARNRLTHSLEVAQVGRELATALGVSADVVDTACLSHDLGHPPFGHNGERALNEWAEPIGGFEGNAQSLRILSRLEAKAIDDDGRSVGLNLTRASLDATCKYPWTVDSPVPDPGGRLKFGVYPEDEAVFRWMREGIPGRRRCIEAEIMDLSDDIAYSVHDFEDAIVNGYVDVAQLSDPRQHEALIDRIQQWVGYDFTRDDLADALYRLASQPMWLQSFDRSRQDLARLKNLTSDFIGRFARAAVSATRAAYAGPTLVRYNAHVVVPRVIEAEIAVLKGIMGQAIVTIDARKGVYKEQRRVLKRLADALWSTDTLWSAGADVLEPAFSADFRSATTDHERARVIVDQIASLTDQSAIDWHNRLVGEIDPAEVGIWTPRHARPGARQHTPRQAVIEGAG
- the dnaG gene encoding DNA primase, yielding MPRIRQADVDEVKARTNIADIVGERVALKNAGVGSLKGLCPFHDEKSPSFHVRPQVGYYHCFGCGESGDVYSFLREMDHVSFTEAVERLAGRIGYALHYEDGGSAPETSGRSRLYAANTAAAEYFRGQLLTADAEAGRRFLGERGFDAGAAAHFGVGFAPRGWDKMLKALTAQGFTRDELSAAGLVSTGQRGVYDRFRGRLVWPIRDVSGQTIGFGARKLFDDDQGPKYLNTPETPIYKKAQVLYGLDLAKRDISRGDPRRVVVVEGYTDVMACHLAGLTTAIATCGTAFGTDHIKVLRRVMGDDNASGEVVFTFDGDEAGQKAALRAFTEDDRFNAQTFVAVAPDGLDPCDLRLQRGDAAVRSLMETKQPMFEFAIDRKLSGFDLSTVEGRVGALRAAAPIVAEIRDRLLRPGYERVLARRLGMDPTEVHNEVERAARGGSQTSRHEPSARHETPIDPATGAPALVPVTLASLPRTADVAVERDALMGALQYGHQIDQALLARALSTPFRTPGLDAVREAVASAADRTRAGWVTDAVNSVREPYRSLAGELLMTPFPARNEAGAVASTTDLARRLIMRSLEHDKQELLGAVQRVPADSDGGRALRMRLRDIDVERQRFAES